The following are encoded in a window of Arcobacter arenosus genomic DNA:
- a CDS encoding purine-nucleoside phosphorylase → MIVCAGRNETFSFAEPMGVGLIESAINLTRRCLFDKPDFLLFIGSAGSYGEHNIFDIVESKRASNLEISFLRDDSYTPLDNVLESENKLVKNDTIVNSSNYISTNFELAKNYNNYGIGIENMEFFSIVQVAREFEIPVAGIFVITNYTNKNAHEDFMKNHKEAMSKLTKYLIDKNIIKYDA, encoded by the coding sequence ATGATTGTTTGTGCAGGAAGAAATGAAACCTTTAGTTTTGCAGAACCAATGGGAGTTGGACTTATTGAGTCTGCCATTAATTTAACAAGAAGATGTTTATTTGATAAACCAGACTTCTTATTGTTTATAGGAAGTGCAGGAAGCTATGGCGAACACAATATTTTTGATATAGTTGAATCAAAAAGAGCTTCTAATTTAGAAATATCATTTTTAAGAGATGATTCTTATACTCCCCTAGATAATGTTTTAGAGTCAGAGAATAAATTAGTTAAAAATGATACTATAGTAAATAGTTCAAACTATATATCTACTAATTTTGAGCTTGCAAAAAACTATAATAACTATGGTATTGGTATAGAAAACATGGAGTTTTTTTCTATTGTACAAGTTGCTCGTGAATTCGAAATACCCGTTGCTGGGATATTTGTTATAACAAACTATACAAATAAAAATGCACATGAAGATTTTATGAAAAACCATAAAGAGGCCATGTCTAAACTAACGAAATATCTTATTGATAAAAATATTATCAAATACGATGCATAA
- a CDS encoding SIMPL domain-containing protein has translation MKLLSLLVIPIFLFSFELKFEKKFKHELPHDTLTTNIRITIDDDKQNRLEERLNKFNEKIKQYDKVEKKFISFSVRPKYRHAMNTPKVSGYIGELRYKVNSYKAQYMDEFISELTKLKRNRDTEISLTNLAWSVPEDTYNVTFDLLRLEAINWGINYTNNITNDLNKKCTLKSIEIDKENQLMSIDTGKIYSTSNIKDKRIPIPDTKQENIVIFANYKMECE, from the coding sequence ATGAAACTATTGAGTCTACTTGTTATTCCAATTTTTCTTTTCTCTTTTGAGTTAAAATTTGAAAAAAAATTTAAGCATGAACTTCCTCATGACACATTAACAACAAATATTAGAATAACTATCGATGATGATAAGCAAAATAGATTAGAAGAAAGATTAAACAAATTTAATGAAAAGATAAAACAATATGATAAAGTTGAAAAAAAGTTCATAAGCTTTTCAGTAAGACCTAAGTATAGGCATGCAATGAATACACCAAAGGTATCAGGATACATTGGTGAATTAAGATATAAAGTAAATTCATATAAAGCACAATATATGGATGAATTTATTTCAGAACTAACTAAACTAAAAAGAAATAGAGATACTGAAATTTCATTAACTAATCTTGCTTGGAGTGTACCTGAAGATACTTACAATGTAACTTTTGACTTATTAAGATTAGAAGCTATAAATTGGGGAATAAATTACACTAATAATATAACTAACGATTTAAATAAAAAATGTACTTTAAAAAGTATAGAGATAGATAAAGAGAATCAATTAATGAGTATCGATACAGGTAAAATATATTCAACTAGTAACATAAAAGATAAAAGAATCCCTATTCCTGATACAAAACAAGAAAATATAGTTATATTTGCAAATTATAAAATGGAGTGTGAATGA
- the hisF gene encoding imidazole glycerol phosphate synthase subunit HisF yields the protein MSYFAKRIIPCLDVKDGRVVKGVNFVGLRDAGDPVEVAKRYNNEGADEITFLDITASHENRDTIVDIVKSVAKEVFIPLTVGGGIRKLDDIYKLLNVGCDKVSVNSSAVVNPDFINEGAKRFGSQCIVVAIDVKKVADGSYHVFVKGGREDTGIDALQWAKEVYDRGAGEILLTSMDTDGAKSGFELNITEKISSLVDIPVIASGGAGTMEHMKEAFTHGASAALAASIFHFKEIDIMELKHYLRENNIPVRI from the coding sequence TTGAGTTATTTTGCAAAAAGAATCATCCCATGTCTAGATGTAAAAGATGGTAGAGTTGTAAAAGGTGTAAACTTTGTGGGTTTAAGAGATGCTGGAGATCCTGTAGAAGTTGCAAAAAGATATAATAATGAAGGTGCAGATGAGATAACATTTTTAGATATTACTGCTAGTCATGAAAATAGAGACACTATAGTTGATATTGTAAAAAGTGTAGCTAAAGAGGTCTTTATCCCTTTAACTGTTGGTGGTGGTATAAGAAAGCTTGATGACATCTATAAACTCCTTAATGTTGGGTGTGATAAAGTTTCAGTAAACTCTTCAGCAGTTGTTAATCCTGACTTTATTAATGAAGGTGCAAAAAGATTTGGAAGTCAATGTATAGTTGTAGCAATTGATGTAAAAAAAGTTGCTGATGGCTCTTATCATGTTTTTGTAAAAGGTGGTAGAGAGGATACTGGAATTGATGCTTTACAATGGGCAAAAGAGGTTTATGATAGAGGTGCTGGTGAAATACTTTTAACTTCTATGGATACTGATGGTGCTAAATCTGGATTTGAACTTAATATTACTGAAAAAATTTCATCTTTAGTTGATATTCCTGTTATTGCAAGTGGTGGAGCAGGAACAATGGAACATATGAAAGAAGCCTTTACTCATGGTGCAAGTGCAGCATTAGCTGCATCAATTTTCCATTTTAAAGAGATTGATATAATGGAACTAAAACACTATTTAAGGGAAAATAATATACCTGTAAGGATATAA
- the rsmA gene encoding 16S rRNA (adenine(1518)-N(6)/adenine(1519)-N(6))-dimethyltransferase RsmA has protein sequence MEKVIAKKKFGQNFLKDHTVLNKIIQSMPNNNNHIVEIGPGLGDLTKNLVKYKDTTAYEVDTDLIGILNSKFAKEIEEKRFELIHTDVLDAWEKKGSLYEGKYDLIANLPYYIATNIILRAFEDVNCENIIVMIQKEVAEKFSANEGDKEFSSLGVITKLVSKECRLLFDVPPESFDPPPKVTSSILYVSKDTNVELDKDFKKFLKACFSQPRKKLSKNLSSVIDKEFLSNIYNELNIKETLRPHEVSASLYSQMYTKVKNGKKRG, from the coding sequence ATGGAAAAAGTTATAGCAAAAAAGAAATTTGGACAAAATTTCTTAAAAGATCATACCGTACTTAACAAGATCATCCAATCGATGCCCAATAATAATAATCATATTGTGGAAATTGGCCCTGGATTAGGTGATTTGACAAAAAATTTAGTCAAGTACAAAGACACGACTGCATATGAAGTCGATACCGATTTAATCGGTATATTAAATTCTAAGTTTGCAAAAGAGATAGAAGAAAAGCGTTTTGAACTGATCCACACTGATGTTTTAGATGCTTGGGAGAAAAAAGGTAGTTTATATGAAGGCAAATATGACTTAATTGCCAATCTACCTTACTATATTGCAACAAATATTATATTAAGAGCATTTGAAGATGTTAACTGTGAAAATATAATTGTAATGATTCAAAAAGAAGTGGCTGAAAAATTCTCCGCAAATGAGGGTGATAAAGAGTTTTCTTCCTTAGGGGTTATTACAAAACTGGTTTCAAAAGAGTGTAGGTTACTATTTGATGTACCTCCAGAATCTTTTGATCCCCCACCAAAAGTTACCTCTTCAATTCTATATGTGTCAAAAGATACAAATGTAGAATTAGATAAAGATTTTAAAAAGTTTTTGAAGGCATGTTTTTCTCAACCAAGAAAAAAACTATCTAAAAATCTTTCATCTGTTATTGATAAAGAATTTTTATCTAATATCTACAATGAACTTAATATAAAAGAGACTTTAAGACCTCATGAAGTAAGTGCGTCTTTGTATAGCCAAATGTATACAAAGGTTAAGAATGGAAAAAAACGAGGCTAA